In Nicotiana tabacum cultivar K326 chromosome 19, ASM71507v2, whole genome shotgun sequence, one DNA window encodes the following:
- the LOC107828860 gene encoding F-box protein At4g00755 isoform X2 has protein sequence MTKSISKIAYLWKQFPFLDFSIYAVVLFLSRVFFSFFNPKGFGTLNRSRGLHGSRSMETHIDFVQWLDTDVSLNILMCLNDPADVVRAGSVSRLWHEFVVTNGLSKQLCVGRFPQLSRIARITELDASAAAPKDVGSSNSNWETLKRDHEVYASLLQAIETSKSCRSDCIGYAVSASSTDNYPDESIVNTLIPRDRYLNRPSYWSSKGHSDPNAPETLIYKLKADMCVINEVDIQPFEAYFQPGKPIYSAKSVRFRLGYPKSARDESDLLQLPQQQPADDKFIWTYTSEEFPMTQENCFQRFNLPEPVLCIGGYLQIQLLGRVQRQEMDDLFYICLCHVKVVGRPLSPAFDIEVLEPSREFVLKYNRDVFDCMLQSMSNGGHQESNMPPTPSEGFVLDAGLLEYLLQGYQPGVEPMEWDDDDDDDDDDDEMDEVGIL, from the exons ATGACCAAATCCATATCCAAAATAGCTTATCTTTGGAAACAGTTTCCTTTTCTAGATTTTTCTATTTATGCAGTTGTGCTATTTCTctctagggttttcttctctttcttcaatCCAAAAG GTTTTGGAACATTGAATAGATCTAGGGGATTGCATGGTAGTCGTTCCATGGAGACACATATTGATTTTGTGCAATGGCTTGACACTGACGTGTCTCTGAACATCCTGATGTGTTTGAATGATCCAGCTGATGTGGTCCGTGCCGGCTCTGTTTCGCGCCTTTGGCACGAATTTG TGGTTACCAATGGACTCTCCAAGCAACTGTGTGTTGGAAGGTTTCCGCAGCTTTCTAGGATTGCCCGTATAACAGAATTAGATGCGAGTGCAGCAGCACCAAAAGATGTTGGGTCTAGCAATTCCAACTGGGAGACTCTAAAAAGAGACCATGAAGTTTACGCTTCTCTACTTCAAGCTATTGAAACATCAAAGTCATGTCGAAGTGATTGCATAGGTTATGCAGTCAGTGCTTCAAGCACGGATAATTATCCAGATGAAAGTATTGTCAATACTTTAATTCCAAGGGACAGATATCTGAATAGACCTTCATACTGGTCAAGTAAAGGACACAGTGACCCCAACGCCCCTGAGACGCTAATTTACAAGTTGAAAGCTGATATGTGTGTGATCAACGAAGTTGATATACAACCTTTTGAAG CTTATTTCCAGCCCGGCAAGCCCATATACTCTGCAAAATCTGTTCGATTTCGGTTAGGGTATCCCAAATCTGCGAGAGATGAGAGTGATCTCCTGCAATTGCCCCAGCAACAGCCTGCTGATGACAAGTTTATATGGACATATACTTCTGAAGAATTCCCTATGACACAG GAAAATTGCTTTCAGCGGTTCAATCTACCCGAGCCTGTGCTTTGCATTGGTGGATATCTGCAGATTCAGCTTTTGGGCAGAGTTCAGAGACAAGAAATGGACGACTTGTTTTACATATG TCTTTGTCATGTGAAAGTTGTAGGGCGACCACTCAGCCCTGCATTCGACATAGAGGTCCTAGAACCGTCTCGAGAATTTGTGTTGAAGTACAATCGAGATGTTTTCGATTGCATGTTGCAGAGCATGAGTAATGGAGGTCATCAAGAATCAAATATGCCTCCAACACCATCAGAAGGATTTGTGCTTGATGCAGGCCTTCTGGAGTATTTATTACAGGGTTACCAGCCGGGTGTCGAACCCATGGAATgggacgacgacgacgacgatgatgatgatgatgatgaaatggATGAAGTGGGAATTTTGTAA
- the LOC107828860 gene encoding F-box protein At4g00755 isoform X1, which yields MTKSISKIAYLWKQFPFLDFSIYAVVLFLSRVFFSFFNPKDSGFGTLNRSRGLHGSRSMETHIDFVQWLDTDVSLNILMCLNDPADVVRAGSVSRLWHEFVVTNGLSKQLCVGRFPQLSRIARITELDASAAAPKDVGSSNSNWETLKRDHEVYASLLQAIETSKSCRSDCIGYAVSASSTDNYPDESIVNTLIPRDRYLNRPSYWSSKGHSDPNAPETLIYKLKADMCVINEVDIQPFEAYFQPGKPIYSAKSVRFRLGYPKSARDESDLLQLPQQQPADDKFIWTYTSEEFPMTQENCFQRFNLPEPVLCIGGYLQIQLLGRVQRQEMDDLFYICLCHVKVVGRPLSPAFDIEVLEPSREFVLKYNRDVFDCMLQSMSNGGHQESNMPPTPSEGFVLDAGLLEYLLQGYQPGVEPMEWDDDDDDDDDDDEMDEVGIL from the exons ATGACCAAATCCATATCCAAAATAGCTTATCTTTGGAAACAGTTTCCTTTTCTAGATTTTTCTATTTATGCAGTTGTGCTATTTCTctctagggttttcttctctttcttcaatCCAAAAG ACTCAGGTTTTGGAACATTGAATAGATCTAGGGGATTGCATGGTAGTCGTTCCATGGAGACACATATTGATTTTGTGCAATGGCTTGACACTGACGTGTCTCTGAACATCCTGATGTGTTTGAATGATCCAGCTGATGTGGTCCGTGCCGGCTCTGTTTCGCGCCTTTGGCACGAATTTG TGGTTACCAATGGACTCTCCAAGCAACTGTGTGTTGGAAGGTTTCCGCAGCTTTCTAGGATTGCCCGTATAACAGAATTAGATGCGAGTGCAGCAGCACCAAAAGATGTTGGGTCTAGCAATTCCAACTGGGAGACTCTAAAAAGAGACCATGAAGTTTACGCTTCTCTACTTCAAGCTATTGAAACATCAAAGTCATGTCGAAGTGATTGCATAGGTTATGCAGTCAGTGCTTCAAGCACGGATAATTATCCAGATGAAAGTATTGTCAATACTTTAATTCCAAGGGACAGATATCTGAATAGACCTTCATACTGGTCAAGTAAAGGACACAGTGACCCCAACGCCCCTGAGACGCTAATTTACAAGTTGAAAGCTGATATGTGTGTGATCAACGAAGTTGATATACAACCTTTTGAAG CTTATTTCCAGCCCGGCAAGCCCATATACTCTGCAAAATCTGTTCGATTTCGGTTAGGGTATCCCAAATCTGCGAGAGATGAGAGTGATCTCCTGCAATTGCCCCAGCAACAGCCTGCTGATGACAAGTTTATATGGACATATACTTCTGAAGAATTCCCTATGACACAG GAAAATTGCTTTCAGCGGTTCAATCTACCCGAGCCTGTGCTTTGCATTGGTGGATATCTGCAGATTCAGCTTTTGGGCAGAGTTCAGAGACAAGAAATGGACGACTTGTTTTACATATG TCTTTGTCATGTGAAAGTTGTAGGGCGACCACTCAGCCCTGCATTCGACATAGAGGTCCTAGAACCGTCTCGAGAATTTGTGTTGAAGTACAATCGAGATGTTTTCGATTGCATGTTGCAGAGCATGAGTAATGGAGGTCATCAAGAATCAAATATGCCTCCAACACCATCAGAAGGATTTGTGCTTGATGCAGGCCTTCTGGAGTATTTATTACAGGGTTACCAGCCGGGTGTCGAACCCATGGAATgggacgacgacgacgacgatgatgatgatgatgatgaaatggATGAAGTGGGAATTTTGTAA